A single region of the Armatimonadota bacterium genome encodes:
- the ctaB gene encoding protoheme IX farnesyltransferase: MKPALVAAQNSIPLPSAVSPLLLRLAALWQLSKPRVTILVWLSALAAMWLPGKPFSFWVFLATAAGVWLVVASANGWNQVLERRYDALMKRTAQRPIPSGRLSAGEAAAVSSLWGMAGVLVLWHYVNPLTALLGAFALLTYVLVYTPAKRATAWCTVIGAVPGAIPPVMGWTAVQGQVGIEALFLFLMQFLWQFPHFWAIAWKYRREYREAGFRMLPFDDQEGVRLGRLMLLFSIAVTSLSLLPALAGWKSTWYVAGTLALGAWSLHATLAFARQPAPKAALRVILTSIGYLPLWLLLLILTP, encoded by the coding sequence GTGAAGCCAGCCCTGGTGGCAGCACAAAATTCGATACCGTTACCCTCCGCAGTCAGTCCCCTATTGCTGCGGCTCGCTGCTCTCTGGCAGTTGAGCAAGCCGCGTGTGACGATACTGGTGTGGCTGTCTGCACTGGCGGCGATGTGGCTTCCGGGCAAGCCGTTCTCGTTCTGGGTGTTCCTGGCGACGGCGGCAGGCGTGTGGCTGGTGGTCGCTTCCGCAAATGGATGGAATCAGGTGCTGGAGCGGCGTTACGACGCCCTGATGAAGCGCACCGCACAACGCCCCATCCCCAGCGGCAGGTTGTCGGCAGGTGAAGCCGCCGCAGTGAGTAGCCTGTGGGGTATGGCGGGGGTGCTGGTGCTGTGGCACTACGTGAACCCACTGACTGCTCTGTTGGGAGCGTTCGCTCTGCTCACCTATGTACTGGTGTACACTCCCGCCAAGCGGGCGACCGCGTGGTGCACGGTGATCGGCGCGGTGCCCGGGGCAATACCTCCCGTGATGGGCTGGACGGCAGTGCAGGGGCAGGTGGGTATAGAGGCACTCTTTCTCTTCCTGATGCAGTTTCTCTGGCAATTTCCGCACTTCTGGGCTATCGCATGGAAATACCGGCGCGAGTATCGCGAAGCGGGTTTCCGAATGCTGCCTTTCGATGATCAGGAAGGTGTTCGGCTGGGCAGGCTGATGCTACTCTTCTCGATAGCGGTGACGAGCCTCAGTTTACTTCCCGCGCTGGCGGGTTGGAAGTCCACCTGGTATGTCGCGGGTACGCTGGCTTTGGGGGCATGGAGCCTGCACGCCACACTCGCCTTCGCCAGGCAACCGGCTCCGAAAGCTGCTCTGAGGGTGATCCTAACCTCGATAGGGTACCTGCCGTTGTGGCTGCTCTTATTGATACTGACACCATAG
- a CDS encoding cytochrome c, whose amino-acid sequence MPQVFHRSSNTIARLSIVTGAALLVSTVLIGSNLSRSPYVTQVGAPVDQPVPFSHKHHVKELGIDCRYCHSTVENSAVASVPPTHTCMSCHSQVWTNSPLLEPIRQSYLNGTPVQWNKVYDLPDFVYFNHSIHVQKGIGCNTCHGPIHEMNITYKAQPLSMSWCLDCHRQPEKYIRPREEVFNFNYQPPANQMELGAKLVKEYNIRKEQLTDCSICHR is encoded by the coding sequence ATGCCACAGGTCTTTCATCGTAGCAGTAACACCATAGCCAGGTTAAGCATCGTGACCGGCGCAGCACTGCTGGTATCTACCGTGCTCATCGGCTCTAATCTCAGCAGGTCACCGTACGTGACCCAGGTGGGCGCCCCTGTAGACCAGCCTGTTCCTTTCAGCCACAAACACCATGTGAAGGAGTTGGGCATCGATTGTCGCTACTGCCATAGCACGGTAGAAAACTCGGCGGTAGCCAGCGTCCCCCCCACGCACACCTGTATGAGTTGCCATTCTCAGGTGTGGACGAACAGCCCCTTGCTGGAACCGATACGCCAGAGCTACCTGAACGGCACACCGGTGCAGTGGAACAAGGTGTACGACCTGCCCGATTTCGTCTACTTTAACCACAGCATTCATGTGCAGAAAGGTATCGGCTGTAATACCTGTCACGGGCCCATCCACGAGATGAACATCACCTACAAAGCGCAACCGCTCAGCATGAGCTGGTGTCTGGATTGCCATCGGCAACCGGAGAAATACATCCGACCGCGCGAAGAGGTGTTCAACTTCAACTACCAGCCTCCAGCCAACCAGATGGAACTGGGTGCGAAGCTGGTCAAAGAATACAACATCCGGAAAGAGCAGTTGACTGACTGCTCGATATGCCATCGTTAG
- a CDS encoding molybdopterin oxidoreductase, protein MNHKHSQPLNLEEIRKRLAQARGQQYWRSLEEIAESEEFQQILEKEFPRQSSPLGAFLHRRQFLKLMGASLALAGLTSCRPLPMRKIVPQVQQPEEMIPGKPLYFASAFPFGGYGRGVLVESHEGRPTKIEGNARHPASPGAQGVVSVQAPTKLHPDGTPAHIGATDAFTQASILTLYDPDRSQSPMYQGQLSAWTDFNTALAAEMAKQAAVRGAGLRILTENVTSPTLAALIQELLKKYPQAKWHQYEPLHGDNALEGTRIAFGEPVNTIYRLDRADVILSLDSDFLYSDPASVRYAHDYATRRRVRRDTTQMNRLYVVESTPTVTGSAADHRLPLRPSQVRAFVLALAKAVGLPVPAPQLPAEQQRWVEAVARDLQAHRSRCAVIVGESQPPEVHALAHAINDMLGNVGQTVIYTQPVEANPINHTQSLRELAQDMAAGKVETLILLGGNPAYNAPADLEFARLLKEMTQRNGFTVHLSLYEDETSALCLWHIPESHYLETWGDVRAFDGTVSIIQPLIEPLYPSRSAVEMVDAMLGRQRNGYDIVQAHWSKRLGSTNFQKVWRKVLHDGVVAGTALPPRTVKVRMDAVVSAAQKMGTPAGEGLEIVFTPDPTVWDGRFANNGWLQELPKPLSHLTWDNALFISPATAQKLGLQMDTGGLANTVDVVEVRYRGEKLRAPIWVMPGQPDDCVTLVLGYGRTRAGKVGTDIGYNAYKVRFSDALWMAVGATLTKTGERYPLVSTQQHHSMQGRDLVHVGTLEEFRKHPEHLVKAESPEEPLPSMYPEYKWDGNAWAMVIDTSLCIGCNACVTACQAENNIPIVGKEQVARGREMHWIRIDRYYEGGLDNPSTHLLPVPCMQCENAPCEPVCPVGATNHSQEGLNQMVYNRCVGTRYCSNNCPYKVRRFNFLKYNDPKEPVLQLLNNPDVTVRGRGVMEKCTYCVQRINAARIEAKKLGREVQDGEVVTACQAACPTHAIVFGNMHDTQSLVAQLKQQPHHYGLLEELNTRPRTTYLAKVRNPNPELEGV, encoded by the coding sequence ATGAACCACAAGCATAGCCAACCGCTCAACCTGGAAGAGATACGAAAGCGCCTTGCCCAGGCGAGAGGACAGCAGTACTGGCGTAGCCTGGAAGAGATCGCGGAGAGTGAGGAGTTCCAGCAGATTCTGGAGAAGGAGTTCCCGCGCCAGTCTTCGCCGCTGGGCGCGTTTCTGCACCGCCGACAGTTTCTGAAGCTGATGGGTGCCTCGCTGGCGCTGGCAGGGTTGACATCCTGCCGTCCGCTGCCCATGCGCAAGATAGTGCCCCAGGTGCAGCAGCCTGAGGAGATGATCCCGGGCAAACCGCTTTACTTCGCTTCCGCTTTCCCCTTCGGGGGATACGGGCGAGGTGTACTGGTAGAGAGCCACGAAGGCCGCCCGACCAAAATCGAGGGCAACGCCAGGCATCCTGCCAGCCCCGGCGCACAGGGGGTTGTCAGTGTGCAGGCTCCCACCAAGCTGCACCCGGATGGCACGCCGGCGCATATCGGCGCGACAGATGCCTTCACGCAGGCTTCCATCCTAACCCTCTACGACCCTGACCGTTCACAAAGCCCAATGTATCAGGGGCAGCTGAGCGCGTGGACGGATTTCAACACGGCACTGGCTGCGGAGATGGCAAAGCAAGCCGCCGTGCGTGGAGCTGGGCTACGTATCCTGACGGAGAACGTCACCTCCCCTACCCTCGCCGCGCTGATTCAGGAGCTGCTGAAGAAGTATCCGCAGGCGAAATGGCATCAGTACGAACCGCTGCACGGCGACAACGCTCTGGAGGGCACCCGCATCGCCTTCGGAGAACCGGTGAATACCATCTATCGCCTCGATCGCGCCGATGTGATTCTCTCACTGGACAGCGACTTCCTGTACAGCGATCCCGCCAGCGTGCGCTACGCGCATGACTACGCCACACGACGCAGAGTGCGGCGTGACACGACGCAGATGAACCGTCTGTACGTGGTGGAAAGCACGCCTACGGTCACCGGTTCTGCAGCAGACCATCGCCTGCCGTTACGCCCTTCGCAAGTGAGAGCGTTCGTGCTGGCGCTGGCGAAGGCGGTGGGGTTGCCGGTGCCCGCGCCGCAGCTACCCGCTGAACAGCAGCGCTGGGTAGAGGCGGTTGCCCGTGACTTGCAAGCGCATCGTTCACGCTGCGCCGTGATAGTCGGCGAGTCGCAGCCTCCAGAGGTGCACGCTCTGGCACACGCCATCAATGATATGTTGGGGAATGTGGGGCAAACGGTCATCTATACCCAGCCGGTAGAAGCCAACCCCATCAACCATACGCAGTCCCTGCGCGAGCTGGCGCAGGATATGGCAGCGGGCAAGGTGGAAACGCTAATCCTACTGGGAGGAAACCCCGCCTATAACGCCCCCGCCGACCTGGAGTTCGCCCGTCTGCTGAAGGAGATGACCCAGCGCAACGGGTTTACCGTGCACCTGAGCCTGTATGAAGACGAGACCTCTGCGCTCTGTCTGTGGCACATCCCCGAATCGCACTATCTGGAGACGTGGGGCGATGTGCGCGCTTTCGATGGAACCGTATCTATCATCCAGCCGTTGATTGAGCCGTTATACCCCTCCCGCTCGGCGGTGGAGATGGTGGATGCGATGCTCGGTCGCCAGCGCAACGGTTACGACATCGTGCAAGCCCACTGGAGCAAGAGGCTGGGCAGCACGAACTTCCAGAAGGTGTGGCGTAAGGTGTTGCATGACGGAGTGGTAGCAGGCACTGCGCTACCGCCTCGAACGGTGAAAGTGCGAATGGACGCGGTGGTGTCCGCAGCGCAGAAGATGGGCACACCGGCAGGAGAAGGGCTGGAGATTGTCTTCACACCAGACCCGACCGTGTGGGATGGACGATTCGCCAATAACGGCTGGCTACAGGAACTGCCCAAGCCGCTGAGCCACCTCACCTGGGATAACGCGCTGTTTATCAGCCCGGCGACGGCACAAAAGCTGGGCTTGCAGATGGACACCGGTGGTCTGGCAAACACCGTAGATGTGGTGGAGGTGCGCTATCGAGGGGAGAAACTGCGCGCGCCCATCTGGGTGATGCCCGGTCAGCCCGATGACTGCGTGACCCTTGTGCTCGGCTACGGACGTACGCGCGCGGGTAAAGTGGGCACCGACATCGGTTATAACGCCTACAAGGTACGCTTCTCGGATGCGCTGTGGATGGCTGTCGGCGCAACCCTGACGAAAACAGGCGAACGCTATCCGTTGGTGAGCACACAGCAGCATCACAGTATGCAGGGGCGCGACCTGGTGCACGTGGGCACGCTGGAGGAGTTCCGCAAGCACCCCGAGCACCTGGTGAAGGCAGAATCTCCAGAGGAACCGCTTCCCTCCATGTATCCCGAGTACAAGTGGGACGGCAATGCGTGGGCGATGGTTATCGACACCAGCCTGTGCATCGGCTGTAACGCCTGTGTGACGGCGTGCCAGGCGGAGAATAACATCCCTATCGTAGGCAAGGAACAGGTTGCACGTGGGCGCGAGATGCACTGGATACGCATCGACCGTTATTACGAGGGCGGTCTGGACAATCCTTCCACTCACCTGCTGCCCGTACCCTGTATGCAGTGCGAAAACGCGCCTTGTGAACCTGTTTGCCCAGTCGGTGCGACCAACCACAGCCAAGAGGGCTTGAACCAGATGGTATACAACCGCTGTGTGGGCACGCGCTACTGCTCCAACAACTGCCCATACAAGGTGCGCCGGTTCAACTTCCTGAAGTACAACGACCCGAAAGAGCCGGTGCTGCAGCTGCTCAACAATCCTGACGTCACCGTGCGCGGGCGAGGTGTGATGGAGAAATGCACCTACTGTGTGCAGCGCATTAACGCCGCGCGCATCGAGGCAAAGAAGCTGGGGCGCGAGGTTCAGGACGGCGAGGTGGTCACTGCGTGCCAGGCGGCTTGCCCCACCCACGCCATTGTCTTCGGCAATATGCACGACACACAGAGCCTTGTGGCGCAGCTCAAGCAACAGCCGCACCACTACGGTCTGCTGGAGGAACTGAACACCCGACCGCGCACCACCTACCTGGCGAAGGTGCGCAATCCCAATCCTGAGCTGGAAGGGGTATAG
- a CDS encoding polysulfide reductase NrfD encodes MQQQVVRTEPAEVLIEGRHTYESITHKIGSVVLAYKHPKSWYVVTAIAAVGVFALITSIAWLLLRGVGIWGINQPVGWGFAIVNFVWWIGIGHAGTLISAILLLLRQQWRTSINRFAEAMTIFAVMCAGMFPLLHVGRPWVAYWLLPIPNWTGAWPQFRSPLIWDVFAVTTYFTVSLLFWFTGLIPDLATLRDRAKNRLSQMIYGVLAMGWRNSAKHWHRYESAYLLLAGLSTPLVVSVHSIVSLDFAVSLIPGWHTTIFPPYFVAGAIYSGFAMVLTLVIPIRAWYKMQDFLTMKHLDWMAKIMLATGLIVFYGYIMEIFTALYSANQYEQFLVANRFFGPYAPYFWALLICNGLIPQVLWSPKVRQNVVLLFIIALIVNVGMWLERFVIVVTSLHRDFLPSSWGMYYPTVWDWGIYLGTIGFFTFMMFLFVRFVPMISIFEMRDLLHQTDRNRPEGHTVPATPIAHSEVTS; translated from the coding sequence ATGCAACAGCAAGTGGTACGAACCGAACCTGCAGAGGTTTTGATCGAAGGCAGGCACACCTACGAGAGCATCACCCACAAAATCGGCTCAGTGGTGCTTGCCTACAAACACCCTAAGTCGTGGTATGTCGTCACCGCTATCGCGGCAGTGGGCGTCTTCGCGCTGATCACCTCCATCGCGTGGCTGCTGTTGCGCGGCGTGGGTATCTGGGGTATCAACCAACCTGTTGGCTGGGGCTTTGCTATCGTCAACTTCGTGTGGTGGATCGGTATCGGTCACGCGGGCACGCTCATTTCGGCGATTCTGCTGCTGCTGCGCCAGCAGTGGCGTACCTCCATCAACCGCTTCGCAGAGGCAATGACCATCTTCGCGGTGATGTGTGCGGGCATGTTCCCCCTGCTACACGTCGGACGCCCATGGGTGGCTTACTGGCTGCTACCCATTCCTAACTGGACAGGTGCATGGCCGCAGTTCCGCAGCCCACTTATCTGGGACGTGTTCGCCGTCACGACCTACTTCACCGTCTCGCTGTTGTTCTGGTTTACCGGTCTCATCCCTGACCTGGCCACCTTGCGCGACCGGGCGAAGAACAGGCTCTCGCAGATGATCTACGGCGTCCTGGCGATGGGCTGGCGCAACTCTGCCAAGCACTGGCACCGCTACGAATCGGCGTACCTGCTGCTGGCAGGGCTCTCCACACCGCTGGTGGTATCGGTACACAGCATCGTGAGCCTCGACTTCGCGGTGTCGCTGATACCCGGCTGGCACACCACCATCTTCCCACCCTACTTCGTGGCGGGCGCTATCTACTCGGGCTTCGCCATGGTGCTGACACTGGTCATACCCATCCGAGCATGGTACAAGATGCAGGACTTCCTGACCATGAAGCATCTGGACTGGATGGCGAAGATTATGCTTGCCACCGGGCTGATTGTGTTCTATGGCTACATCATGGAGATATTCACCGCACTCTATAGCGCGAACCAGTACGAGCAGTTCCTGGTTGCAAACCGCTTCTTCGGGCCGTATGCGCCCTACTTCTGGGCGTTGCTGATATGTAACGGTCTCATCCCGCAGGTGCTGTGGTCGCCGAAGGTGAGGCAGAACGTAGTGCTACTGTTCATTATCGCGCTGATAGTGAACGTTGGTATGTGGCTGGAGCGGTTCGTTATCGTGGTCACCAGTCTGCACCGCGACTTCCTGCCCTCTTCGTGGGGCATGTACTACCCGACCGTGTGGGACTGGGGGATCTATCTGGGAACCATCGGCTTCTTTACCTTCATGATGTTCCTGTTCGTACGCTTTGTGCCGATGATTTCCATCTTTGAGATGCGCGACCTGTTGCATCAGACGGACAGAAATCGTCCTGAGGGACATACTGTGCCAGCCACACCGATTGCACACTCGGAGGTGACATCATGA
- a CDS encoding membrane protein, whose product MSVPLHGIIAEFESAEDLLHAAQRARQAGYTRMDAYSPFPVHGLSEAIGFEDHKVPWVVFLAGVVGAIAGFSLQYYISVVDYPINVGGRPHLSWPSFIPVTFETTVLFAAFGAFIGMLALNGLPQPYHPVFNAPRFERASQDRFFLCIEANDPQFDRVKTRHFLENLGARLVSEVEE is encoded by the coding sequence ATGAGCGTGCCGCTGCATGGAATCATCGCCGAATTCGAAAGCGCGGAAGATCTGCTGCACGCCGCGCAACGCGCCAGGCAGGCGGGTTACACCCGAATGGACGCCTACTCGCCCTTCCCGGTGCATGGGCTCTCTGAAGCCATCGGCTTTGAGGACCACAAGGTGCCCTGGGTGGTGTTCCTTGCAGGCGTTGTCGGCGCTATTGCGGGCTTCTCGTTACAGTACTATATTTCGGTGGTCGACTATCCTATTAACGTAGGAGGACGCCCGCACCTGAGCTGGCCGTCCTTTATTCCTGTCACTTTCGAGACCACCGTGTTGTTCGCCGCGTTCGGAGCCTTTATCGGGATGCTGGCGCTGAACGGGCTCCCTCAACCTTATCACCCCGTCTTCAACGCGCCGCGCTTCGAACGGGCTTCGCAAGACCGTTTCTTCCTGTGCATTGAAGCCAACGACCCGCAGTTCGACCGCGTCAAAACGCGGCACTTTCTGGAGAACCTGGGCGCGAGGCTGGTATCGGAGGTGGAGGAATAA
- a CDS encoding electron transporter SenC — protein sequence MKTGIAIAVFTICLLVPASAQFWQQREPEKSTNVNLARDITIEQKLNEQVPLDLTFRDETGKTVPLKQYFGQKPVLLTLVYYECPSLCGLVLQGLLKSLRVLNYTPGEQFEIVTVSISPSETPELAATKKQNFLKEYGRLDAAKGWHWLTGEEQNIRALADAVGFRYVYDPKSKQYAHAAGIILLTPSGRVSRYFYGIEYSPRDLRLGIMDASQGKVGSLVEKVILFCYQYDPTTGKYSLVVIRIVQLASVLTLLVLGGFMATQFYREKRVQSLRKREEVARG from the coding sequence ATGAAAACAGGCATAGCGATTGCCGTATTCACGATATGCTTGCTCGTGCCTGCCAGCGCGCAGTTCTGGCAGCAGCGGGAACCGGAAAAGAGCACCAACGTGAACCTAGCTCGTGACATCACCATCGAGCAGAAGCTGAACGAACAGGTTCCACTTGACCTCACATTCCGCGACGAAACGGGCAAAACGGTGCCGCTGAAGCAGTACTTCGGTCAGAAGCCCGTGCTGCTCACGCTGGTGTACTACGAGTGCCCGTCGCTGTGTGGACTGGTGCTGCAGGGGTTGCTGAAGAGCCTGCGCGTGCTCAATTACACGCCGGGCGAGCAGTTCGAGATTGTGACCGTCAGCATCAGCCCCTCCGAGACGCCCGAGCTGGCTGCCACCAAGAAGCAAAACTTTCTGAAGGAGTACGGTCGGCTGGACGCCGCAAAGGGCTGGCACTGGCTGACGGGTGAGGAGCAGAACATCCGCGCACTGGCGGATGCGGTGGGCTTCCGCTACGTGTACGACCCGAAAAGCAAGCAGTATGCGCACGCCGCGGGCATCATATTGTTGACACCCAGCGGCAGGGTCTCGCGCTACTTTTACGGCATCGAGTATTCACCTCGCGACCTGCGGCTGGGTATCATGGACGCCTCGCAGGGCAAGGTGGGTTCACTGGTGGAGAAGGTCATACTGTTCTGCTATCAGTATGACCCCACCACGGGCAAATATAGCCTAGTCGTCATCCGTATTGTGCAACTCGCCAGCGTGCTCACCTTGCTGGTGCTGGGAGGCTTCATGGCAACGCAGTTCTATCGCGAAAAGCGTGTTCAATCGTTGCGCAAGCGAGAGGAGGTTGCCAGAGGATGA
- a CDS encoding cytochrome c oxidase subunit 2, translated as MKGVPLLPDTASTFAQQVDLLFWFLTAVTVFFTLLIAGLVLYFAYRYRRGSPASRAGAKETDLRLEIGWSLIPLTVGLIVFVWATKLYADVYGPPPDNALEIFVIGKQWMWHLQHPNGIRENNELHIPAGRPVKLTMISQDVIHSFFVPAFRIKRDVLPGKYNVVWFTPTKPGKYHLFCAEYCGTQHSRMIGWVYVMEPAEYEKWLASGGEARPGAIASGAGTMAGVSTASLVQAGEQLYKQLRCNACHGATDGQRGPTHYGLFGKKVKLRDGTAVVADEAYIRESILRPLAKVVDGYEPIMPSYEGLLNEERTLQLVAYIKSLKKPVQTAEVRP; from the coding sequence ATGAAAGGGGTACCCCTGCTTCCGGACACCGCCAGCACTTTCGCCCAACAGGTAGACCTGCTCTTCTGGTTCCTAACGGCGGTGACGGTGTTCTTTACCCTTTTGATAGCCGGGCTGGTGCTGTATTTCGCCTACCGATATCGGCGAGGCTCACCTGCTAGCCGTGCGGGAGCCAAAGAGACCGACCTCCGGTTGGAAATCGGCTGGTCGTTGATACCGCTCACCGTCGGGTTGATTGTGTTCGTCTGGGCAACCAAGCTGTACGCTGACGTATACGGACCTCCACCCGATAACGCGCTGGAGATATTCGTCATCGGCAAACAGTGGATGTGGCATCTGCAACATCCCAACGGCATCCGTGAGAACAACGAGCTGCACATCCCTGCGGGCCGACCGGTCAAGCTGACCATGATTTCACAGGACGTGATTCACAGTTTCTTCGTGCCAGCGTTCCGCATCAAGCGCGATGTGCTGCCGGGCAAATACAACGTCGTGTGGTTTACCCCCACCAAGCCCGGTAAATACCATCTGTTCTGCGCCGAGTACTGCGGCACACAGCACTCGCGCATGATTGGCTGGGTGTACGTGATGGAACCGGCGGAATACGAAAAGTGGCTCGCCAGCGGAGGCGAAGCCCGCCCCGGAGCCATTGCCAGCGGAGCAGGCACCATGGCAGGAGTGTCCACCGCCTCCCTGGTACAGGCGGGTGAGCAGCTCTACAAGCAGCTGCGCTGTAACGCCTGTCACGGTGCGACCGACGGACAGCGGGGTCCAACGCACTATGGACTGTTCGGCAAAAAAGTGAAACTGCGCGACGGCACTGCGGTGGTAGCAGACGAGGCGTACATTCGCGAGTCCATCCTGCGCCCTCTGGCGAAAGTAGTGGACGGCTACGAACCCATCATGCCCAGCTATGAGGGTTTGCTGAACGAGGAGCGCACCCTGCAACTCGTCGCCTACATCAAATCGTTGAAGAAACCGGTACAGACTGCGGAGGTGAGACCATGA
- a CDS encoding cytochrome c oxidase subunit 1: MSVAVAKPGEIKHNYLNAGDTVRSWLLTTDHKRIAVLYLVSVTLFFAVGGLLALLIRLELLTPQGDLMTSENYNRVFTMHGVVMIFLFLIPAIPAVLGNFLVPLMVGARDLAFPRLNLASWYVYMAGGLIATWAMVNGGVDTGWTFYPPYSSSYSTSQVTLTIIGAFLVGFSSIFTGINFIVTIHKMRAPGLTWFRLPLFIWAHYATSVIIVLGTPVVAITLLLVAVERVFRLGIFDPALGGDPILFQHLFWFYSHPAVYIMILPAMGVISEVIACFSRKRVFGYHFVAFSSVAIAVVGFLVWGHHMFTTGQSVYAGMVFSLLSFLVAVPSAVKVFNWTATMYKGTIEFRAPMLYVMGFLGLFVIGGLTGLFLASLATDIHLQDTYFVVAHFHYIMVGGTIFGYLAGLHFWWPKMTGRMYPEGIAKLAALIIFAGFNLTFFPQFVLGYLGMPRRYHWYPEEWQMLHVMSSAGTALLGIGYILPIFYLLWSLRNGALAGPNPWGATGLEWKTDSPPITHNFEETPIVTEEPYAYENHHQQEEVASGTGASTTKG; this comes from the coding sequence ATGAGTGTGGCTGTTGCCAAACCCGGTGAGATAAAGCACAATTACTTAAACGCAGGAGACACCGTGCGTTCGTGGCTGCTCACCACAGACCACAAGCGTATCGCGGTGCTGTATCTGGTGTCGGTCACCCTGTTCTTTGCGGTTGGCGGGCTGCTGGCGTTGCTAATCCGCCTGGAGCTGCTCACCCCGCAAGGCGACCTGATGACCTCCGAGAACTACAACCGCGTGTTTACCATGCACGGTGTGGTGATGATTTTCCTGTTTCTGATCCCTGCCATCCCTGCCGTGCTGGGCAACTTTTTAGTGCCGCTGATGGTGGGCGCACGTGACCTCGCCTTCCCGCGCCTGAATCTCGCCAGCTGGTACGTGTATATGGCGGGTGGGTTGATCGCCACCTGGGCAATGGTGAACGGTGGTGTGGACACCGGCTGGACGTTCTACCCACCGTATAGCAGCTCCTACAGCACCTCGCAGGTGACGTTAACGATTATCGGCGCGTTTCTGGTGGGGTTTTCCTCCATTTTCACCGGTATCAACTTCATCGTGACTATCCACAAGATGCGTGCGCCGGGATTGACCTGGTTTCGCCTGCCGCTGTTCATCTGGGCTCACTATGCCACCAGCGTCATTATTGTGCTGGGCACACCGGTCGTTGCCATTACTTTGCTGCTCGTTGCGGTAGAGCGTGTGTTCCGGCTGGGTATCTTTGACCCCGCACTAGGCGGCGACCCTATCCTGTTCCAGCACCTGTTCTGGTTCTATTCGCATCCAGCGGTGTATATCATGATTCTGCCCGCGATGGGCGTCATCAGCGAGGTGATCGCCTGTTTCTCGCGCAAGCGGGTGTTTGGCTACCACTTCGTGGCATTCTCCAGTGTGGCCATTGCGGTCGTCGGATTTCTGGTATGGGGACACCACATGTTTACCACCGGACAGTCAGTGTACGCGGGCATGGTGTTCTCCTTGCTCAGCTTCTTGGTCGCGGTTCCTTCCGCTGTCAAGGTCTTTAACTGGACCGCCACCATGTACAAGGGCACCATCGAGTTCCGCGCCCCGATGCTGTACGTGATGGGCTTCCTGGGTCTGTTCGTGATTGGTGGGCTGACGGGTTTGTTCCTTGCCTCGCTGGCAACCGACATTCACCTGCAGGACACCTACTTCGTGGTAGCGCACTTCCACTATATCATGGTGGGTGGCACCATTTTCGGCTACCTGGCGGGGCTGCATTTCTGGTGGCCCAAGATGACAGGGCGCATGTACCCTGAAGGAATCGCCAAGCTGGCTGCGCTCATCATCTTCGCGGGATTCAACCTGACCTTCTTCCCCCAGTTTGTACTGGGTTACCTGGGAATGCCTCGTCGTTACCACTGGTACCCCGAAGAGTGGCAGATGCTGCACGTGATGTCTTCAGCAGGAACAGCATTGCTGGGTATCGGTTATATCCTGCCCATCTTCTACCTGCTGTGGTCGCTGCGCAACGGAGCATTAGCCGGACCGAATCCGTGGGGTGCCACCGGCTTGGAATGGAAAACCGACTCACCGCCCATCACCCACAATTTCGAGGAGACGCCCATCGTCACCGAAGAACCTTACGCCTACGAGAATCACCACCAGCAAGAGGAGGTCGCCAGTGGTACAGGAGCAAGCACCACAAAAGGTTAG
- a CDS encoding cytochrome c oxidase subunit III: MVQEQAPQKVSIQFEDLHQQNESYIVGMWTFLVTEIMFFGGLFTTYLVYRMANQETFWEAHRHLSVPLGFFNTCVLLTSSLTMALTVHYAQRGLRKQQLLWLLATMALACTFLVVKGFEYHHKFVEGLIPGPNFRFEPVEHLRVAQLFFSLYFAMTGLHALHVLIGVLVMAILTVLIAINHPSVQDFIPVELTGLYWHFVDIVWIFLFPLLYLIPR, encoded by the coding sequence GTGGTACAGGAGCAAGCACCACAAAAGGTTAGCATCCAGTTCGAAGACCTGCACCAGCAGAACGAGTCCTACATCGTGGGGATGTGGACGTTTCTGGTCACCGAGATTATGTTCTTCGGTGGGCTATTCACCACGTACCTTGTCTATCGGATGGCAAATCAAGAGACCTTCTGGGAGGCACATCGCCACCTCAGTGTGCCACTGGGCTTCTTCAACACCTGCGTTCTGCTGACCAGTAGCCTCACGATGGCGCTGACGGTGCACTATGCCCAGCGTGGGTTGCGCAAACAACAGCTGCTGTGGCTGCTGGCGACCATGGCGCTGGCGTGCACCTTCCTGGTAGTGAAGGGGTTCGAATATCACCACAAGTTCGTGGAGGGTCTGATACCCGGACCGAACTTCCGGTTTGAGCCGGTGGAGCACCTGCGTGTGGCGCAGCTGTTCTTCAGCCTCTACTTCGCCATGACCGGACTACACGCGCTGCATGTTCTCATCGGAGTGCTGGTGATGGCAATACTGACGGTACTCATTGCCATCAACCACCCCAGCGTGCAGGACTTCATTCCTGTAGAGCTGACAGGGTTATACTGGCACTTCGTGGACATCGTGTGGATATTCCTGTTCCCGCTACTGTATCTGATTCCGAGGTGA